One Lentimicrobiaceae bacterium genomic window, CGTGAAAATTATAGTAGCCTGCGATGTGGAGAATCCGCTTTTAGGGACTTCCGGCGCAACTCGTGTTTACGGTCCACAAAAAGGCGCAACTCCAGAAATGCTCGAAACGCTCGAAAAAAACCTGACCCATTTTTCTCAAATTCTGCAGAAAGAATTCGGGAGTAATTTTGCTGAAATTCCAGGAGCAGGTGCTGCGGGTGGTTTGGGTGCAGGCTTGATGGCATTCTGCAACGCCCGGATAGTTTCAGGATTTGAATTGGTTAATCAACTCACCAATCTGGAAGAACAAATAAGCAAAGCATCGTTGGTTTTTACTGCTGAAGGTAAAATTGATTCGCAGACGCCATATGGCAAAACCGTTAGCGGTATAGCACAGATTGCGAAAAAGTATCAAGTGCCAGTTATTGCTCTGGCCGGAATGGTGGAGGGAGGATTGGACCTTCTCCATGAAAATGGAATAACTGCTGTTTTTGCAATTGGGGACAAACCAATGAGCCTTAAAAAATCCATATCGTGTGCAGCAGGATTGCTGACTAAAGCCACGGAGCAAATCATGAGGACATTACAGTTTTTCGGCAGACCTTAGTTAATTAATAAAAAATATCTCATTATGGCTAAATTTTTAGGATTTTTGTTTGGTTCCATTATGCTTCTGGCGGTTATTCAAAGGAAGGTCACCCTCAATTCAAGGTTTGGCTTCCGCAATTGTTCAATCCAGGAAAATTACCGGAATAGATGAGTTTTGGAAATTTGGTTAATTAAATGATTCAATGAAAACGATTGTTCCCTATCTAAATAAAAAACTCAAAAATTAGATATCGAAACCATGTAACGAATAACTTTATTTTTACTATTCTCAGTTTCCCTGCGTCAGTTCCGTATATGATAAAAGCATGGATTTCAAAAATGAATTTCACACTCCGAAAAATACCATAATATAGATTGATTTCCTGCCCATGCATACAATAAACATCCGATTGAAACTTTCTGTAAATAATTTTTTATTCTTTATAAGTCAGTAACATTTTTATCTGAGCCTATCGAAGGCTTAGGTAGTCTAACACATTAAAATCAATGAACTCAAGAGAACGTGTATTGAAAGCCTTAAAACGGTTGTCCGGATTGCCCGACCGGGTCCCTGTCCAATTTGACCTTTGTAAACAACTGTCCGACCATTTCGGAAAAGAGTTGGGTATTCCGGTCCATTATACCGAGAATCTTTATGAAGATGTGACCTACCGCATTAGCGCCAATGAAATACGGCTTGCCTTGGGCAGCGATGTTGTGGTTATAGGTGCATCCGTTTCGGATGATTACCGTATATTGAAAGATGACAATGGCACCTGGCTCAATGAATACCAGATGCGGATGCGCCAGGGGGATGTTTATGTGGAAGTGCTTGAATATCCGTTGGCCCATGTTGAAACGAAGGCTGACATTGATGCTTACCGATTTCCCGATCCGGATGCACCCGGCCGTTTTCGGGACGCTGAAGCATTGGTGAAAAAATACAAAAACGATTACCTGATTATTGGGGATATCGAAGTGACCATTTTTTCCCTGGCACAGCAGTTGGTGGGCATGGAGAAACTACTGGTCGACATGATGATGGAAACCGAATATGTGGTTCCATTGTTTGAAGCCTGTGCAGAGTTTCAGTGCCGGATCGGCTTGCGTTTGATTGACATAGGGGTAGATGCCATTTGGGTTGGGGATGATTTTGGCACACAGGCCAGTCTCATAATGTCACCGGAAACTTTTCGTGAGCAGCTAAAACCTCTCTACAAAAGAATGATCGACCGTTTCAAGGAAGCCAAGCCAGATATTATCCCTATCCTTCATTGTGACGGTGCTGTGGCCGAATTGCTCGACGACATCCGGGAGATCGGGTTCGAAGTGTTTAACCCAGTTCAGCCTGGTGTTCCGGGGCATTTGCCACAAGATATGAAGGATAACTTTGGCGAAAAGTTTGCTTTCTGGGGCGCTATCGATCAACAGGATCTGTTACCCAATGGAAGTGATGAAGAGCTGGAACGCGACATCATCGAAAAAATTAGCATCCTTGGTAAAGGTGGAGGTTACATGATTGCCCCGGCGCATATTATCCAACATGACGTATCACCTGAAAGGGTGCTGAAGTTTGTCGAACTGTGTAAAAAGCATAGTGCCTATCATAATTAGTACGCTGGATTGGCACGAACAGATAAAAAATATCTAATCAAACTATAATAGCTTACAAAATAGGCAACGCAGGGGCAAGTCCCATATTGACCTAGCCGATGAAGATCCCGATTTGGATTCCGGCTTTTCTGAAAACAACTGCTATTGGGCCAATGCGGATAATGATGGAACGAAGGACCTTTATATTAGTACTCGTGCAGAACAAATTATTTTAGAATGAATAAACAATTGGTAATTTTTATTTATGCTACTGCCGGTAATTCAAAGGAAGGTCACCCTCAATTCAAAGTTTGGCTTCTACAATTATTCGATCCACGAAAAACAGCAGAATAGAAGTATTTTTATATGAATATGACTTAAATGGCTGGTTTTTTTATTTCGTTAATTCTTTTTTTTTACAATAAAAATTAAATTGTGAAAATAAATCTTTCGTTAGCACTTATTCTTTTAGCCGTTTTAGCAGCCTGCAACTCGGGCAAAAAGGCTAACCCAGATACAGAAAAGATTACAGTAGCAGCCTATTATTTTGCAAATTATCATACCGACGATCCCCGGAACATCATAAACAAGGGTGCCGGATGGTCGGAATGGGAGCTTGTAAAAGCGGCCCAGCCAAGATTCCCGGGGCATCATCAACCCAATGTCCCGTTGTGGGGTTATGTGGATGAAAAAGACCCAAAGGTAATGGCAAAGAAAATTGATGCCGCGGCAGATCATGGGATTGACTGCTTTATCTTCGACTGGTACATGTACGAAGATGGTCCTTTCCTGAACCGCTGCATCGACGAAGGTTTTCTGAAAGCGCCTAACTGCGAACGAATTACATTCGGGCTCATGTGGGCAAACCACGACTGGGTCGATATTCACCCTTATTCACGTGGGGCAGCACAAAAATTACTTTACCCCGGCAAAGTTTCCCCCAAACGATTTGATGAGATATGCGATTTCATGATCAAAGAATATTTCACCAAACCGAATTACTGGAAAATAGATGGCAAAGCCTATTTTTCAGTGTACGATGTGCAGAAATTTGTAGAAGGATTTGGCAGCCTGGAAGCTACAAAAGCTGCGATGGATAGAATGCGTGAAAAAGCCGTTGCTGCCGGATTAAAAGGTGTTCACTGGAACCTGGTTGCCTGGGGAAACCCCATTCTTCCGGTTGAGAAGGCGCCGTCAAATACGCCCGAACTGATTAAAATGCTGGGGTTCGATTCGGCTACTTCTTATGTCTGGATTCATCATACAGAATTACCCGATACACAAACAGATTATAATTGGGTGAGGGACCGGTATTTCTCACATTGGGACAAAGCAAAAACAGAATATGGAGTCCCTTATTTTCCAAACGTTTCGATGGGTTGGGACCCTACACCGCGATGCGACCTGAAATCGGAATGGGCGAATGTCGGTTATCCTTTTATGAATACAATCGGTAACAATACTCCTGAAAAT contains:
- a CDS encoding glycoside hydrolase family 99-like domain-containing protein, giving the protein MKINLSLALILLAVLAACNSGKKANPDTEKITVAAYYFANYHTDDPRNIINKGAGWSEWELVKAAQPRFPGHHQPNVPLWGYVDEKDPKVMAKKIDAAADHGIDCFIFDWYMYEDGPFLNRCIDEGFLKAPNCERITFGLMWANHDWVDIHPYSRGAAQKLLYPGKVSPKRFDEICDFMIKEYFTKPNYWKIDGKAYFSVYDVQKFVEGFGSLEATKAAMDRMREKAVAAGLKGVHWNLVAWGNPILPVEKAPSNTPELIKMLGFDSATSYVWIHHTELPDTQTDYNWVRDRYFSHWDKAKTEYGVPYFPNVSMGWDPTPRCDLKSEWANVGYPFMNTIGNNTPENFKKALQMTKDKLLSDPNGPRIMNINCWNEWTEGSYLEPDTVNGMKYLEAVKEVFKESLK
- a CDS encoding glycerate kinase, encoding MHIVVVPDSFKECLSATKVAKAISEGIRLVVPDAEITSIPFSDGGEGLVEALISATNGKLIKTPSVDALNQPIQSFYGMLGDGKTAVIEMAAASGLELIPPVQRDPLTASTYGTGLLLKAAIEAGYTQIVIGIGGSATNDGGAGMAQALGFKLLDLHGNPIGFGGGLLGELHSIDSSEVQDQLRNVKIIVACDVENPLLGTSGATRVYGPQKGATPEMLETLEKNLTHFSQILQKEFGSNFAEIPGAGAAGGLGAGLMAFCNARIVSGFELVNQLTNLEEQISKASLVFTAEGKIDSQTPYGKTVSGIAQIAKKYQVPVIALAGMVEGGLDLLHENGITAVFAIGDKPMSLKKSISCAAGLLTKATEQIMRTLQFFGRP